A DNA window from Vigna unguiculata cultivar IT97K-499-35 chromosome 10, ASM411807v1, whole genome shotgun sequence contains the following coding sequences:
- the LOC114166161 gene encoding ELF3-like protein 2 isoform X2: MWIVCRRMNRMRGGIEESKEISPMFPRLHVKDAEKGGPKAPPRNKMALYEQFSIPSQSFAPASPSLFPLPLRNYTPHTSSSHISSNQSIQFNSSAPSILAEKSQAYNFRRTNLTKYTQDNFINSKNSLKALDGEDAFITSGSAHGKGSCCSIIQNNKDEDGCNLSCSLKNLNSFRKKVNSPGVVDLKSAQYGKIQMEELTKVSQNGQKPEEVLSLDGFGDMTDASLISLVQGRDSKSMNKEHKSLKDEIRSISVDSLKTLQGNSVHTHEEHAAFGDKFNSRDHHIEKPAASDVHKCSGELEIGRRFFLDKGAGNEDEETSVMHISPDNVVGAIGEQQFWKARRTIVNQQKIFVMQVFELHRLIKVQRLIAGSPHILLADNLLLNKPPPKTSTTKKFQSDFVSEKPSSVAKLDSKSVKAPTAEHATNSAVEKIPIPCVNNITKGHANQLPNYGHHLANLPIASSDTNSKQSPSYVYPPPGNQWLVPVMSPSEGLVYKPVIGPCPPNAGFMAPIYGTCGSVSFNPLSKDASSEAALAPSSHQKFGILSGSSLPQFLPPPFIHNPSSMSASAVEQMGQSNGPENHNSCGEVNSAIIYQSSSNISSPTSQVMSRNISTHHSPKDKEPQRSTASSPSKRGSAGEVLPLFPLAPTFWQTEDRHTQVELQPRVIKAMPHNPKSASESAARIFRSIQEERKHL; this comes from the exons ATGTGGATAGTGTGTAGAAGGATGAATAGGATGAGAGGGGGAATTGAAGAGAGCAAGGAGATTAGTCCAATGTTTCCAAGATTGCATGTTAAGGATGCAGAGAAAGGAGGACCAAAAGCACCCCCAAGGAATAAGATGGCACTCTATGAACAATTCAGCATCCCTTCTCAAAGTTTTGCACCAGCATCACCATCCTTGTTTCCACTCCCGCTCAGAAACTACACACCTCATACATCATCAAGCCAC ATCAGTAGCAACCAAAGCATCCAATTCAACTCCAGTGCTCCTTCTATTCTGGCTGAGAAGAGTCAAGCTTACAATTTTAGAAGGACTAACTTAACCAAATACACG CAAGACAATTTCATCAATAGTAAGAATTCTCTGAAAGCACTTGATGGTGAAGATGCTTTTATAACTTCTGGTTCTGCACATGGAAAAGGCTCATGCTGTAGCATCATCCAAAATAATAAAGATGAAGACGGTTGTAATTTGAGCTGTTCTCTTAAAAATCTGAATTCATTTAGAAAGAAGGTGAATTCACCTGGTGTTGTAGACCTGAAGTCAGCACAATATGGGAAGATCCAGATGGAGGAGCTTACAAAAGTGAGTCAAAATGGTCAGAAGCCAGAGGAAGTGCTCTCGTTAGATGGTTTTGGTGACATGACAGATGCATCATTAATCTCATTGGTGCAAGGTAGGGATTCTAAATCAATGAATAAAGAACATAAATCTTTGAAGGATGAAATTAGAAGTATTTCAGTAGATAGCTTGAAAACGTTGCAAGGTAACAGTGTCCATACACATGAAGAACATGCAGCTTTTGGGGACAAATTCAACTCAAGGGACCATCACATTGAGAAGCCAGCTGCCAGTGATGTGCACAAATGTTCTGGAGAGTTAGAGATTGGTAGAAGGTTCTTCCTTGACAAGGGAGCTGGGAACGAAGATGAGGAGACATCGGTTATGCATATTTCCCCTGACAATGTTGTAGGAGCTATAGGTGAACAACAATTTTGGAAAGCCAGAAGAACTATCGTCAA CCAACAGAAAATCTTTGTCATGCAAGTGTTTGAATTGCATAGACTGATAAAG GTGCAAAGATTAATTGCAGGCTCACCCCATATATTGCTTGCAGATAACCTTTTGCTTAACAAGCCACCACCCAAAACATCCACAACCAAGAAATTTCAATCTGATTTTGTTAGTGAAAAACCATCCTCAGTTGCTAAACTTGACAGTAAATCCGTGAAGGCCCCTACTGCTGAGCATGCTACAAACAGTGCAGTTGAGAAGATTCCCATTCCTTGTGTCAACAACATAACCAAAGGCCATGCTAATCAGCTGCCAAACTATGGCCATCACTTAGCAAACCTTCCAATAGCCTCCTCTGATACAAATTCCAAACAGTCCCCAAGCTATGTCTACCCTCCACCAGGAAACCAGTGGCTAGTTCCTGTCATGTCACCATCAGAAGGCCTAGTATACAAACCAGTCATAGGGCCATGCCCTCCAAATGCAGGCTTCATGGCACCCATATACGGCACTTGTGGCTCAGTTAGCTTCAATCCTTTAAGCAAAGATGCTTCTTCAGAAGCAGCTCTTGCTCCAAGTTCTCACCAAAAGTTTGGAATCCTTTCTGGTTCATCTTTGCCCCAGTTCTTACCACCACCATTCATCCATAATCCATCTTCTATGTCAGCTTCAGCCGTTGAGCAAATGGGGCAGTCCAATGGTCCTGAAAACCACAACTCATGTGGAGAAGTCAATTCTGCCATAATATACCAAAGCTCATCTAACATATCCAGCCCCACAAGCCAAGTGATGTCAAGAAACATTTCAACTCACCACTCACCGAAAGATAAAGAACCACAGAGAAGCACAGCTAGCAGTCCTTCCAAGAGGGGGAGTGCTGGGGAAGTGCTTCCTTTGTTTCCTTTGGCTCCAACATTTTGGCAAACAGAAGATAGGCACACTCAGGTTGAACTGCAGCCAAGAGTAATCAAAGCCATGCCTCACAATCCAAAATCAGCTAGTGAATCAGCTGCAAGGATATTCAGATCAATACAAGAAGAAAGGAAACATTTGTAA